The stretch of DNA TAACGCGCCACCCCCTGTATCCCCCAATCCCTAGGACGATCACATGTCTTCCCTCATGAGGATCTCGCGGCTTATCGACGCCGTGAATGCTTTCATCGGGCAGTGGGCGAAATGGCTGGTCCTGCTGGCCGTGCTGGTCTGCGCAGGCAACGCCATCATTCGCTACACCTTCAGCATCAGTTCCAACGCCTGGCTCGAACTGCAGTGGTATATGTTCGCCGGCGTGTTCCTGCTCGGCGCCCCGTACACCCTGCGCCGCGACGAGCATGTGCGCATCGACGTCGTCGCCGGCCGCTTCTCCGAGCGCACCCAGGTCTGGATCGATGTGTTCGGCATCCTGTTCTTCCTGCTGCCGATCTCCGTCATCATCCTCTGGCTGGCGATTCCCTACTTCTGGCTGTCCTACGCCGGCCACGAGATGTCCGGCAATGCCGGCGGACTGATCCGCTGGCCGGCCAAGTTCCTGATCGTGGCGGGCTTTGCCCTGATGATCCTGCAGGGCCTGTCGGAGCTGATCAAGCGCTTCGCCTACCTGAAGGGGGACCTGCCGTTCTCGGCCTTCCGCAAGCACGCCGTCGACCCGGCGCTGGAGATCGCCGCGATCGCCGAGGCCAACCAGACCGCCGCGTCTGAAAAACGATAAGAGGCGCGCACGATGACGCAATTCCTGATTGCGAACATGGCACCGATCATGTTCGCCTCGCTGGTGGTATTCCTGCTGTCGGGCTTTCCGATCGCCTTTGCGCTGGCCGCCAACGGGCTGCTGTTCGCCTTCATCGGCATCGAGCTGGGGATGCTGCCGCCCGAGCTGCTGCAGGCGCTGCCCAGCCGGCTGTTCGGCATCATCGAGAACGATACGCTGCTGGCGATCCCGTTCTTCACCTTCATGGGCCTGATCCTGGAACGCTCAGGCATGGCCGAGGACCTGCTCGACACCATCGGCCAGCTGTTCGGCCCGATCCGCGGCGGCCTGGCCTACGCGGTGATCTTCGTCGGTGCGCTGCTGGCGGCGACCACCGGCGTGGTGGCGGCCTCGGTGATCTCGATGGGG from Cupriavidus taiwanensis encodes:
- a CDS encoding TRAP transporter small permease subunit; the encoded protein is MSSLMRISRLIDAVNAFIGQWAKWLVLLAVLVCAGNAIIRYTFSISSNAWLELQWYMFAGVFLLGAPYTLRRDEHVRIDVVAGRFSERTQVWIDVFGILFFLLPISVIILWLAIPYFWLSYAGHEMSGNAGGLIRWPAKFLIVAGFALMILQGLSELIKRFAYLKGDLPFSAFRKHAVDPALEIAAIAEANQTAASEKR